The following coding sequences are from one Aggregicoccus sp. 17bor-14 window:
- a CDS encoding AI-2E family transporter, with translation MATQNPQTAQRALAVLLIIALVLLALIIQPFASAFFLAAVLAGALRPVQTWLTRKLRGRKNVSAALMCIGIILVLVGPIAGIATFVVSEISTGVKYVSQTVRSEGVTGLVDRLPPSAQKLARKALDRIPVEEGQLDEEIQKRAQSQSGRAAAAVTSAVAATGSFAVQATMMLIAFFFFLVDGRALVGWLEDVSPLLPGQVTELLEEFRKVSVSVMVSTIATSGVQAVAALIGYFIARVPYPVFFAVMTFFVAFIPAIGAAGVCLFAALILLALGKTWMALFLAIWGVTVVGLVDNLLKPVLAKKGMEMHGAVVFFALLGGLAVFGTVGLLIGPLIVSFFLALFRMRQRAVGRAKPPPPGAVPLPPPATQTLPHQG, from the coding sequence ATGGCCACCCAGAACCCGCAGACGGCGCAGCGCGCGCTCGCAGTGCTCCTCATCATCGCGCTGGTGCTGCTCGCGCTGATCATCCAGCCCTTCGCCAGCGCCTTCTTCCTCGCGGCGGTGCTGGCCGGCGCCCTGCGGCCCGTGCAGACCTGGCTCACCCGCAAGCTGCGCGGGCGCAAGAACGTGTCCGCGGCGCTGATGTGCATCGGGATCATCCTGGTGCTGGTGGGGCCCATCGCGGGCATCGCCACCTTCGTGGTCTCCGAGATCTCCACCGGCGTGAAGTACGTGAGCCAGACGGTGCGCAGCGAGGGCGTGACGGGGCTGGTGGACCGGCTGCCGCCCAGCGCCCAGAAGCTCGCCCGCAAGGCGCTGGACCGCATCCCGGTGGAGGAGGGGCAGCTGGACGAGGAGATCCAGAAGCGCGCCCAGAGCCAGAGTGGGCGCGCGGCAGCGGCCGTGACGAGCGCGGTGGCGGCCACGGGCTCCTTCGCGGTGCAGGCGACGATGATGCTCATCGCCTTCTTCTTCTTCCTCGTGGACGGGCGCGCGCTGGTGGGCTGGCTCGAGGACGTGTCTCCGCTGCTCCCCGGCCAGGTGACGGAGCTCTTGGAGGAGTTTCGCAAGGTGAGCGTCTCGGTGATGGTGAGCACCATCGCCACCAGCGGCGTGCAGGCGGTGGCGGCGCTCATCGGCTACTTCATCGCCCGCGTCCCCTACCCCGTCTTCTTCGCGGTGATGACCTTCTTCGTCGCCTTCATCCCGGCCATCGGGGCGGCCGGCGTCTGCCTCTTCGCCGCGCTCATCCTGCTCGCGCTGGGCAAGACGTGGATGGCGCTGTTCCTGGCCATCTGGGGCGTGACGGTGGTGGGCCTGGTGGACAACCTGCTCAAGCCGGTGCTCGCGAAGAAGGGCATGGAGATGCACGGCGCGGTGGTGTTCTTCGCCCTGCTCGGCGGGCTCGCGGTGTTCGGCACGGTGGGCCTGCTCATCGGGCCCCTCATCGTGTCCTTCTTCCTCGCGCTGTTCCGCATGCGCCAGCGCGCGGTGGGCCGGGCGAAGCCGCCGCCCCCGGGCGCCGTGCCCTTGCCGCCGCCGGCCACGCAGACCCTGCCCCACCAGGGGTAG
- a CDS encoding DoxX family protein, translating to MPALDAPHLPLWFAQALTAAFFAVLFLQSGLDKFFDWKGNLGWLTGHFAKSPLRAVVPLMLAVVTLLEVGAGALSAVGFVQLLASGEGRVALFGVALAGVALLSLFFGQRLAKDYAGAGALVPYFLMVLAGLWLLRGGA from the coding sequence ATGCCCGCTCTCGACGCCCCCCACCTCCCCCTCTGGTTCGCCCAGGCGCTCACCGCCGCCTTCTTCGCGGTGCTCTTCCTCCAGTCGGGCCTGGACAAGTTCTTCGACTGGAAGGGGAACCTGGGCTGGCTCACCGGGCACTTCGCCAAGAGCCCCCTGCGCGCCGTGGTGCCGCTGATGCTCGCGGTGGTCACGCTGCTCGAGGTGGGGGCGGGGGCCCTGAGCGCGGTGGGCTTCGTGCAGTTGCTCGCCTCGGGCGAGGGGCGCGTGGCGCTGTTCGGGGTCGCGCTCGCGGGGGTCGCGCTGCTCAGCCTCTTCTTCGGCCAGCGGCTCGCGAAGGACTACGCGGGGGCGGGCGCGCTGGTGCCCTACTTCCTGATGGTGCTCGCGGGGCTGTGGCTGCTGCGCGGCGGGGCGTGA